Proteins encoded by one window of Arabidopsis thaliana chromosome 2, partial sequence:
- the ALE2 gene encoding Protein kinase superfamily protein (Abnormal Leaf Shape 2 (ALE2); FUNCTIONS IN: kinase activity; INVOLVED IN: shoot development, organ formation, protoderm histogenesis, cuticle development; LOCATED IN: plasma membrane; EXPRESSED IN: 15 plant structures; EXPRESSED DURING: 6 growth stages; CONTAINS InterPro DOMAIN/s: Protein kinase, ATP binding site (InterPro:IPR017441), Protein kinase, catalytic domain (InterPro:IPR000719), Serine-threonine/tyrosine-protein kinase (InterPro:IPR001245), Protein kinase-like domain (InterPro:IPR011009), Serine/threonine-protein kinase, active site (InterPro:IPR008271); BEST Arabidopsis thaliana protein match is: Protein kinase superfamily protein (TAIR:AT5G56890.1); Has 119232 Blast hits to 117654 proteins in 4402 species: Archae - 117; Bacteria - 14202; Metazoa - 43938; Fungi - 9729; Plants - 33678; Viruses - 349; Other Eukaryotes - 17219 (source: NCBI BLink).) — protein sequence MRNFAMLLLLILLLHSLASFPICFARLFPMSLPFTRSKAHQMHFFHPYLNPSVAPTPSPAFSPNPSRIPPLRHKGHHRHRRWHLRRNATAVSPSSHDCQQTCVEPLTSTPFGSPCGCVFPMKVQLLLSVAPFSIFPVTNELEIEVAAGTYLEQSQVKIMGASADSENQGKTVVDINLVPLGEKFDNTTATLIYQRFRHKKVPLNETVFGDYEVTHISYPGIPSSSPNGDVTGDAPGGLPIPINATTFANKSQGIGFRTIAIIALSGFVLILVLVGAISIIVKWKKIGKSSNAVGPALAPSINKRPGAGSMFSSSARSSGSDSLMSSMATCALSVKTFTLSELEKATDRFSAKRVLGEGGFGRVYQGSMEDGTEVAVKLLTRDNQNRDREFIAEVEMLSRLHHRNLVKLIGICIEGRTRCLIYELVHNGSVESHLHEGTLDWDARLKIALGAARGLAYLHEDSNPRVIHRDFKASNVLLEDDFTPKVSDFGLAREATEGSQHISTRVMGTFGYVAPEYAMTGHLLVKSDVYSYGVVLLELLTGRRPVDMSQPSGEENLVTWARPLLANREGLEQLVDPALAGTYNFDDMAKVAAIASMCVHQEVSHRPFMGEVVQALKLIYNDADETCGDYCSQKDSSVPDSADFKGDLAPSDSSWWNLTPRLRYGQASSFITMDYSSGPLEDMENRPHSASSIPRVGGLILPNRSGPLRPMRSRRNFFRLRGSMSEHGGPSSSRHLWSGNGDWL from the exons ATGCGGAACTTTGCGATGCTTCTGCTgttaattcttcttcttcactctctcgCCTCGTTTCCTATATGCTTTG CTCGGTTATTTCCGATGAGTTTGCCATTTACCCGATCAAAGGCGCATCAAATGCATTTCTTTCATCCTTATCTTAATCCATCAGTTGCTCCTACACCTTCACCAG CTTTTTCCCCCAACCCAAGTCGCATTCCACCACTAAGGCACAAGGGTCATCACCGTCATCGTCGCTGGCATTTAAGACGCAATGCCACTGCAGTGTCACCTTCGTCACATG ACTGTCAGCAGACATGTGTGGAGCCTCTCACTTCAACTCCCTTTGGTTCACCTTGTGGTTGTGTCTTCCCCATGAAAGTTCAGCTTCTACTAAGTGTCGCacctttttctattttcccCGTGACCAACGAGTTAGAAATTGAGGTTGCTGCTGGAACATACTTGGAACAAAGCCAAGTGAAAATAATGGGTGCCAGTGCCGACAGTGAAAATCAAGGGAAAACAGTGGTGGATATTAACCTTGTTCCACTTGGGGAAAAGTTCGACAACACTACAGCAACACTTATTTATCAGAGATTCCGGCACAAGAAAGTACCTCTAAATGAGACTGTTTTTGGTGATTATGAGGTTACGCACATAAGTTATCCAG gaattccttcttcttcgccaaATGGAGATGTTACTGGAGATGCTCCAGGAGGCCTTCCAATTCCGATCAATGCAACAACTTTTGCCAACAAAAGCCAGGGAATAGGTTTTAGAACGATTGCAATTATTGCGTTGTCAGGTTTTGTCCTCATTCTGGTTTTGGTTGGAGCTATTTCTATAATCGTGAAATGGAAGAAAATTGGGAAGTCATCTAATGCTGTTGGTCCGGCTTTGGCTCCATCGATTAACAAAAGGCCTG GTGCTGGATCTATGTTTTCCAGTAGCGCCAGAAGCTCAGGCTCAGATTCTTTGATGTCTTCCATGGCTACATGTGCTTTATCAGTTAAGACCTTCACACTCTCCGAGCTTGAGAAGGCTACTGATAGATTCAGTGCCAAGAGGGTTTTGGGCGAGGGCGGATTTGGTCGTGTTTATCAGGGGAGTATGGAAGATGGAACTGAGGTTGCAGTGAAACTGCTAACTAGGGACAATCAGAATCGAGACCGTGAATTTATTGCCGAAGTCGAGATGCTAAGCCGTTTGCACCACCGCAATCTTGTGAAACTGATTGGAATATGCATTGAAGGTCGTACACGTTGCTTGATTTATGAGCTCGTCCACAATGGGAGTGTTGAGTCCCACTTACACG AAGGAACGCTTGATTGGGATGCGCGGTTGAAGATTGCACTTGGAGCAGCGAGAGGACTGGCTTATCTCCATGAAGATTCAAATCCCCGAGTAATCCACCGTGATTTCAAGGCTAGCAATGTTCTCCTAGAAGATGACTTTACCCCAAAAGTCTCAGACTTTGGACTGGCAAGAGAAGCAACCGAAGGAAGTCAACATATTTCAACTCGAGTCATGGGGACCTTTGG GTACGTGGCTCCTGAGTATGCAATGACGGGGCATCTCCTTGTTAAAAGCGATGTCTATAGTTATGGTGTAGTTCTACTAGAGCTTCTAACCGGTAGAAGACCAGTAGACATGTCTCAACCTTCGGGAGAGGAAAACCTTGTGACATGGGCGAGACCCTTACTAGCCAACAGAGAGGGCCTGGAGCAACTGGTGGACCCTGCATTGGCTGGAACCTACAACTTTGATGACATGGCGAAAGTGGCTGCGATTGCCTCCATGTGCGTCCACCAAGAGGTCTCACACAGACCATTCATGGGTGAAGTTGTGCAGGCACTAAAACTTATATACAACGATGCAGATGAGACCTGTGGTGATTATTGCAGCCAAAAGGACTCATCAGTACCAGACTCTGCTGACTTCAAAGGCGATCTGGCTCCTTCGGATAGCAGCTGGTGGAATTTGACACCTCGGTTAAGGTATGGTCAAGCTTCGTCGTTCATAACAATGGATTATAGCTCAGGACCACTAGAGGACATGGAGAACCGGCCTCACTCTGCCTCTAGCATTCCAAGAGTAGGAGGTCTTATTCTACCAAACAGATCAGGTCCGTTAAGACCCATGCGTAGTAGAAGAAACTTCTTTAGACTGAGAGGAAGCATGAGCGAACACGGTGGACCGTCGTCGTCTAGACATCTCTGGTCCGGCAATGGTGACTGGCTCTGA
- the RIN13 gene encoding RPM1 interacting protein 13 (RPM1 interacting protein 13 (RIN13); BEST Arabidopsis thaliana protein match is: unknown protein (TAIR:AT4G28690.1); Has 124 Blast hits to 118 proteins in 30 species: Archae - 2; Bacteria - 0; Metazoa - 13; Fungi - 2; Plants - 98; Viruses - 0; Other Eukaryotes - 9 (source: NCBI BLink).), protein MGSGNHVDIVDVSSGEEDVDTRGDVEYTDWLNGVMEPVDDTSDSTDIVEVLSEVRGGVNSQYRKPNSSNQALEDDDDCVILDCDPDKTRETTSVDDDDDDDVLVVGQKGEIACRDFPHPRHSCAKYAFNSTSHEKYCDMCHCYVCDIRAPCPYWCIAVSSIDHCHANDKEKIWKNQREYFRTGYMPTAPSSKPTPSILRVPKNTLLRKNHVEIRPCSSSTRVANPSSVKARHRIRQPIPHNQGLQSQPAQSLSTVRDSVIQKDRSSYRFSLRSRVASSAGNGISIRFNNAQVSQSSHHSSSTVAPTLNPETYTQQRNVRDHCTALPGSQSNVFTRHADQNIRGSGNRQFQTNVDRFAPSKAPLTAEDSHTATVQQQPGINENVLETKLSEFEKWLMENPNPTGPVSPLPEPGNQDYASTLSFDFETFLND, encoded by the exons ATGGGTTCGGGTAATCATGTTGATATAGTCGATGTGAGCTCAGGCGAAGAGGATGTCGATACACGGGGAGACGTAGAATACACCGATTGGCTAAACGGTGTTATGGAACCCGTCGATGATACATCTGACAGTACCGATATAGTCGAGGTTCTTTCTGAGGTTAGAGGTGGTGTAAATTCTCAGTATCGGAAGCCAAACTCGTCGAATCAAGCTTTGGAAGATGATGACGACTGTGTGATTTTGGACTGTGATCCCGACAAGACGAGGGAGACTACTTCAGTTgacgacgacgatgatgatgatgtgctTGTAGTGGGTCAAAAGGGTGAG ataGCATGTAGAGATTTCCCTCATCCGCGACATTCGTGTGCTAAGTATGCGTTCAACTCAACATCACATGAGAAGTACTGTGACATG TGTCATTGTTATGTGTGTGACATCCGTGCTCCGTGTCCATACTGGTGTATCGCTGTCTCCTCCATAGATCATTGTCATGCTAATGATAAAGAGAAGATATGGAAGAATCAACGTGAATACTTCAGGACAGGATACATGCCTACCGCACCATCTTCAAAACCTACTCCAAGTATTTTACGGGTACCCAAAAACACTTTGCTTCGGAAAAACCATGTTGAGATCCGGCCTTGTTCATCATCTACCCGTGTTGCTAATCCTTCAAGTGTCAAAGCCAGGCATAGAATCAGGCAACCGATTCCGCACAATCAAGGGTTGCAGAGTCAACCGGCACAGTCATTAAGCACTGTTCGCGACAGCGTGATCCAAAAGGATAGAAGTTCTTATAGGTTTAGCCTACGATCCCGAGTAGCCTCTTCTGCGGGAAATGGTATCAGCATCCGATTTAACAATGCTCAAGTTTCACAATCCAGTCACCATAGCTCTTCCACAGTGGCACCTACATTAAACCCGGAAACGTACACTCAACAACGCAATGTTCGTGATCATTGCACAGCGCTACCTGGTTCTCAGAGCAACGTGTTCACTCGACATGCAGACCAGAACATACGTGGTAGTGGAAATCGTCAGTTTCAGACAAATGTGGATCGGTTTGCTCCGTCCAAAGCTCCTCTTACTGCTGAAGATTCGCATACAGCTACGGTACAACAGCAACCAGGGATTAATGAAAACGTCTTGGAGACCAAACTATCGGAATTTGAGAAATGGCTAATGGAAAATCCTAACCCAACCGGCCCTGTTAGTCCGTTACCTGAACCGGGAAATCAAGACTATGCTAGTACGTTgtcatttgattttgaaacatttttgaaTGATTGA